A window of Apium graveolens cultivar Ventura chromosome 8, ASM990537v1, whole genome shotgun sequence contains these coding sequences:
- the LOC141680517 gene encoding uncharacterized protein LOC141680517 — protein sequence MEVTADLKEKAREATLVTNLTCPETWQIHQELRMWEEHPQFSSATLISYRNISNDLCFHGNSDPMEFLGRFNIEMDVYQVPDLARCRLLEATFREGAQQWFQKLGPGVITSWEQMKTLFPTQFQAAVKYTPTVTMLANVKQKEGEILTSYFKRFNAESTLVNDAIDETLKILLIAGLRVRTDFWKHLQGKDPVSLVDVLAQAESFKAIEQSLAETKKNDNTHNSKGRTKRRDRSVSPDYRRNARSPNRVNVVNTRREWSPPSKYERRVSNYTPLAASIDHIFEVNKDRGIFKKPDRLTSWQSRDKKKYCDYHESTGHDTHECRHLKDEIEGGNDDKGKDERQPLREEDAEKTTEVKFQRAGSIRAIFGGHPFVDDSNRALERNARETRHPPLINIHSLEDRPPKIFKGESADITFRERESQDGYIIPITMRW from the exons GCAGATCCACCAAGAGCTCCGGATGTGGGAGGAACACCCccagttctcatcagcaacgctgatatcATACAGGAACATAAGCAATGACTTGTGTTTTCATGGGAACTCTGACCCTATGGAGTTTCTGGGGCGTTTCAATATTGagatggatgtatatcaagtacctgatttggctcGATGCCGTCTCCTGGAGGCCACCTTTAGAGAAGGCGCTCAACAGTGGTTCCAGAAACTTGGTCCAGGTGTGATCACAtcctgggaacagatgaaaacctTGTTCCCAACTCAGTTTCAGGCTGCAGTGAAGTATACACCGACAGTTACCATGCTGGCTAATGTGAAACAGAAAGAGGGGGAAATCTTGACCTCATACTTTAAAAGGTTCAATGCAGAGTCTACTTTGGTGAATGACGCAATTGATGAAACACTGAAAATACTTCTCATAGCTGGTTTGCGTGTGAGAACAGACTTTTGGAAGCACCTGCAAGGGAAGGACCCTGTGTCGCTGGTTGATGTACTTGCGCAGGCGGAATCATTCAAAGCGATTGAGCAGTCGCTTGCAGAAACTAAAAAGAATGATAACACccataactccaaggggcgaACTAAGAGGAGAGATAGATCTGTGAGCCCGGATTATCGACGGAATGCCAGAAGCCCTAATAGGGTGAATGTCGTGAACACACGGAGAGAATGGAGCCCGCCATCGAAATATGAAAGGAGAGTAAGCAACTACACTCCACTGGCagcatccattgatcatatcttcgagGTGAATAAGGACAGAGGAATCTTCAAGAAACCAGACCGTCTGACTTCATGGCAGAGTAGAGATAAGAAGAAGTATTGCGATTACCATGAGTCTACCGGCCATGACACCCATGAGTGTCGTCacctgaaagatgaaattgaagg GGGGAATGATGACAAGGGGAAAGATGAAAGGCAACCCCTGCGAGAAGAAGACGCTGAAAAGACAACGGAGGTTAAGTTCCAAAGAGCTGGCAGTATcagggcaatttttggaggacacccCTTTGTCGATGACAGTAATCGGGCATTGGAAAGAAATGCAAGGGAAACACGACACCCGCCACTCATCAACATTCATAGTTTGGAAGATAGACCTCCAAAAATATTCAAAGGGGAGTCAGCTGATATTACGTTCAGGGAGAGAGAGAGTCAAGATGGGTACATCATCCCCATAACGATGCGCTGGTAA